The following are encoded together in the Novipirellula artificiosorum genome:
- the pheT gene encoding phenylalanine--tRNA ligase subunit beta has translation MLVSWKWLSRYLDLPMKHEDLALRLSLSGLNHEETTVVDGDVVIDLEVTSNRGDCLGHLGVAREIGVLYDLPVKTPEIELPESGMDVASLLSVENHFLDACPRYTARVIQGIEVGPSPAWMADSLRSIGIGVVNNVVDATNYVMMECGQPLHAFDYSKLAGKKVVVRPATPGETIEAIDHRSYALDESMCVIADAAQANAVAGVMGGAVSEVEESTTDLVIEAAIFTPLSVRRTARKLKLHSPSSYRFERRVDPVGVDWASRRVCQLILESGGGKLASGVIDTAAAILPRPSVVLRLSELERILGIQVERSEVERILVSLGCESKAGTDRYVPPSWRHDLTREADLIEEVARIHGYDKIPEDAPIPVAPSSKREFDVAMEGVRSVMITAGISEAMTPSLVTQSLDALVSPWTDRPPLRTETPMLKGARCLRRSLIPSLLEGRGNNWALASIHADLFEIAHVYLPGKTADSLPDEHYSLGLVSGRDYLEVKGVIETLCRRMGVADSVRVEAVERSGMAKGATVAVHCGTRQLGYLGIVDSKVLKTWKLAGPVVAAELSLVTLLELAHLVPQQQSVSVFPSVQRDLNFIVAESVRWSELEQVVRSAVGKELAAVDYRETYRDPKKDGANRKRILLSVELQRHDGTLSGDQADELIQQVIGACGKKLSAELLS, from the coding sequence ATGCTCGTTTCTTGGAAATGGCTCTCCCGCTACCTTGATCTGCCGATGAAACACGAGGATTTGGCCCTTCGGCTGAGTTTGTCGGGGTTGAATCATGAAGAAACGACCGTCGTTGACGGTGACGTCGTGATCGATTTGGAGGTGACCAGCAATCGGGGCGATTGTTTGGGCCATCTCGGCGTGGCTCGCGAAATTGGCGTTTTGTACGATTTGCCCGTCAAGACGCCAGAAATCGAACTGCCGGAATCTGGGATGGATGTCGCCTCGCTGCTGAGCGTCGAGAATCACTTTCTTGACGCCTGCCCCCGCTACACCGCTCGCGTGATCCAGGGAATTGAGGTGGGCCCGAGCCCGGCGTGGATGGCCGATTCGCTTCGGTCGATTGGCATCGGTGTGGTCAACAATGTGGTCGACGCGACCAACTATGTGATGATGGAATGTGGCCAACCGCTACATGCCTTCGACTATTCGAAGTTAGCTGGAAAAAAAGTGGTCGTCCGACCGGCCACCCCTGGGGAGACGATCGAGGCAATCGATCATCGCAGCTACGCGCTGGACGAATCGATGTGTGTGATCGCCGATGCGGCCCAGGCGAACGCAGTCGCCGGGGTGATGGGTGGCGCGGTTTCGGAAGTGGAGGAATCGACGACCGATCTGGTGATCGAAGCTGCCATCTTCACTCCGCTGTCGGTTCGCCGTACGGCTCGCAAATTGAAGTTACATAGCCCTTCGTCTTATCGATTTGAGCGTCGCGTCGATCCGGTCGGTGTGGATTGGGCGAGTCGGCGCGTGTGCCAGTTGATTCTTGAATCGGGAGGTGGCAAGTTGGCCAGTGGCGTGATCGACACGGCGGCAGCGATTTTACCGCGTCCATCGGTGGTGTTACGACTCAGTGAGCTGGAGCGGATCTTGGGGATCCAGGTCGAGCGAAGTGAAGTGGAGCGTATTTTGGTGTCGCTTGGATGTGAATCAAAAGCGGGCACCGATCGTTATGTACCGCCGTCGTGGCGTCACGACCTGACGCGTGAAGCGGATCTGATCGAAGAAGTCGCGAGAATTCACGGTTACGACAAAATCCCCGAGGATGCACCGATTCCCGTCGCGCCGAGTAGCAAGCGAGAATTCGATGTTGCCATGGAGGGAGTCCGTTCGGTCATGATCACGGCGGGTATTTCCGAAGCGATGACTCCCAGCTTGGTGACTCAATCGCTTGATGCTCTGGTCAGCCCCTGGACCGATCGCCCGCCACTCCGAACGGAAACGCCGATGTTGAAAGGAGCGCGTTGTTTGCGGCGAAGTTTGATCCCGAGCTTGTTGGAAGGTCGTGGGAACAATTGGGCCTTGGCAAGTATTCATGCCGACTTGTTCGAAATCGCGCATGTCTATCTGCCTGGCAAGACCGCAGACTCGTTGCCGGACGAACACTACTCACTGGGATTGGTCTCAGGTCGAGACTATTTGGAAGTCAAAGGAGTGATTGAAACCTTATGCCGGCGTATGGGAGTTGCGGATTCCGTTCGCGTGGAAGCGGTGGAACGGTCCGGAATGGCCAAAGGGGCAACCGTCGCAGTCCACTGTGGGACACGTCAACTCGGCTATCTGGGAATCGTGGACTCAAAGGTGCTGAAGACATGGAAGCTTGCGGGACCCGTTGTTGCAGCGGAGCTGTCACTGGTGACATTGTTGGAGTTGGCTCACTTGGTTCCGCAGCAGCAAAGCGTGAGTGTTTTCCCCTCGGTCCAACGCGATCTCAATTTCATTGTCGCCGAATCGGTGCGCTGGAGTGAATTGGAGCAAGTGGTGCGGTCGGCGGTTGGTAAGGAATTGGCCGCCGTTGACTATCGAGAGACGTACCGTGATCCGAAAAAGGATGGAGCGAATCGCAAGCGGATCCTGCTGTCGGTCGAACTGCAGCGGCACGATGGAACCCTCAGCGGGGATCAGGCGGACGAATTGATCCAACAAGTGATCGGCGCCTGCGGCAAGAAGTTGTCGGCCGAGCTGTTGTCGTAG
- a CDS encoding IS110 family transposase gives MIIHGVAVLARQLSLPGEPDNVYLAIDQHAKQITVCVRNEEGDTVLRRQVSTRPEKIQAFFQQLTEMDIQFMAILEVCGFNDWLIEYLRKWSFQEIVLIHPEKPGKRKTDRRDAQKLADLLWLNRERLAIPITPECKLTPALEPVRSIRTSFACLIAILLVASGCSDGKNGIEDTRELQDGVFYLYPEFAFVAVVDESGSTMPQSTLVDAITCNAKLICHATRKGAFYCKLRRKPEDLG, from the coding sequence GTGATAATTCACGGCGTAGCCGTGTTGGCTCGCCAATTGTCACTCCCAGGAGAACCCGACAATGTGTACCTCGCCATCGATCAACACGCAAAGCAAATCACTGTCTGTGTCCGCAACGAAGAGGGGGACACGGTGTTACGCCGGCAGGTCAGCACCCGTCCCGAAAAGATCCAGGCGTTCTTTCAGCAGCTCACTGAGATGGACATCCAGTTCATGGCGATCCTCGAAGTCTGTGGTTTCAATGATTGGCTGATCGAGTACCTGCGAAAATGGAGCTTTCAAGAAATCGTGCTCATTCACCCTGAGAAGCCTGGCAAAAGGAAGACCGATCGACGCGACGCTCAAAAATTGGCCGATCTGCTATGGCTCAATCGTGAGCGGTTGGCAATTCCAATCACACCCGAATGTAAATTGACACCAGCGTTGGAACCAGTGAGATCAATTCGCACGTCGTTTGCGTGCCTAATCGCGATCTTGTTGGTTGCGTCAGGATGTAGCGATGGGAAAAACGGAATCGAGGACACTCGGGAACTACAAGATGGGGTTTTCTATCTGTATCCGGAGTTTGCGTTTGTGGCGGTTGTCGACGAAAGTGGTTCAACAATGCCACAATCAACGCTAGTCGATGCAATAACTTGCAACGCAAAACTGATCTGTCATGCTACAAGAAAGGGTGCGTTTTACTGCAAATTGCGTAGGAAGCCAGAGGATCTGGGTTAG
- a CDS encoding sensor domain-containing protein — translation MLPQDEVKNSKPTCPEESNGIAAPVPSVMPNSLLTLDEPSCRSPLNSIAEHVPIGIFRCDASGANVYTNLAWQEISGMTPQQTLGSGWVECIHAEDLARVMELWNRNITAGCEFQMDFRIRRPDGEIRHLKARAQPVTTDQFHDGGCIGYVEDITERRELELERHEHSVILERSLNEIFIFDAETLLFEFVNEGARRNLGYAMSELCHMTPVDIKPTFDLHEFEKSIEPLRNKSKDFLVFQTVHRRANGTDYDVEVRLQLSMMADRPVFLAIILDITERLAKEAEAAKASALQRAIFDHAAYAIIATTPTGIITNFNPAAERLLGYTSEELVNQHSPELFHLESEVVARAKSFGNDLQIDLEPGFDVFVCKTNLGLPNELEWTYVRKDGSQVLVMLGVTALRDDDGKITGYLGIAKDITRQKHYEDQLAAAAVTDSLTGLPNRVLLLDHLRGAIARSKKRGTKFACLFLDFDRFKSVNDSWGHDIGDELLRQIADRLRTESEVNDPSASYYVSVIARLGGDEFVVVLEDIDQAEDSTTFAQRLQQRFAKPYQLGAQQFFSTASIGIVNGPSTYDRGEDILRDADTAMYEAKRAGRAQHVIFDDKMHTQVHRRMQIENELRDAIGTDQFSLHYQPIVSLVTGEITAVEALLRWQHPKFGSISPAEFIPIAHESDMILHLGKWVLSTGCQQCADWRKTLGSVAPRQININLARKQFEDPNLPEDILCVLQETGLPADYLQLEVTEESFAMNVYEAARTMKSIRKSGVTLAIDDFGSGTASFAALNQFTVDVLKVDRSLICNIDDSTGEAALLHGLVVMARNLGMKLVAEGVETFEQLKALQELGCELIQGYYFARPMSVENLECFLRTNLGLQACTTGAMELADGWSQKMTFMVPSSSM, via the coding sequence ATGCTCCCACAAGACGAAGTCAAAAACAGCAAGCCGACGTGCCCCGAGGAGTCAAACGGGATTGCTGCGCCTGTTCCGTCAGTGATGCCGAACTCACTTCTGACTCTTGATGAGCCATCATGCCGATCACCGTTAAATTCGATTGCCGAACATGTACCGATCGGAATCTTTCGATGTGATGCCAGCGGTGCGAACGTCTACACGAATCTAGCATGGCAAGAGATCTCCGGCATGACGCCCCAGCAGACTCTCGGCAGTGGTTGGGTAGAGTGCATTCACGCGGAAGATCTTGCGAGAGTGATGGAGCTGTGGAACCGCAATATAACAGCCGGTTGCGAATTTCAAATGGACTTTCGCATCCGGCGCCCCGACGGCGAGATTCGCCACCTTAAAGCACGTGCACAACCGGTTACGACCGACCAATTCCATGACGGCGGATGCATCGGCTATGTCGAGGACATCACTGAGCGTCGAGAATTGGAGTTAGAACGCCATGAACACAGCGTGATCCTTGAACGCAGCCTCAACGAAATCTTCATTTTTGATGCCGAGACGTTGCTGTTCGAGTTCGTCAACGAAGGTGCTCGACGAAACCTCGGTTACGCGATGAGCGAGCTATGTCATATGACGCCCGTCGATATCAAGCCAACATTCGACTTACACGAGTTCGAAAAGTCGATCGAGCCCCTACGCAACAAAAGCAAAGATTTTTTGGTTTTCCAAACGGTTCACCGTCGGGCAAACGGAACCGACTACGACGTCGAAGTACGATTGCAACTGTCGATGATGGCAGATCGTCCGGTCTTCTTGGCGATCATCTTGGATATCACCGAACGACTTGCTAAGGAAGCGGAAGCCGCGAAGGCGAGCGCATTGCAGCGAGCGATTTTTGATCATGCAGCATATGCAATCATCGCGACGACGCCTACCGGAATCATCACGAACTTCAACCCAGCTGCTGAACGTTTGCTTGGATACACTTCGGAGGAATTGGTCAACCAGCACTCGCCTGAGCTTTTCCATCTTGAATCGGAAGTCGTCGCTCGGGCAAAATCATTCGGCAACGATTTGCAGATCGACCTAGAGCCCGGTTTCGATGTCTTCGTTTGCAAGACAAATTTGGGATTGCCTAATGAACTTGAATGGACTTACGTCCGCAAAGATGGCTCCCAAGTGCTAGTGATGTTGGGAGTCACGGCCCTCCGCGACGACGACGGTAAAATCACGGGTTATCTTGGCATTGCAAAAGATATCACCCGTCAGAAGCACTATGAAGATCAACTCGCAGCAGCGGCTGTCACCGATTCCTTGACGGGTCTTCCCAATCGTGTCCTGCTACTGGACCATTTGCGGGGGGCAATCGCACGATCAAAAAAACGAGGAACAAAGTTCGCTTGCCTGTTTTTAGATTTCGACCGATTCAAGTCAGTTAACGACAGTTGGGGACATGATATTGGCGACGAGCTTCTTCGACAAATCGCAGATCGGTTGCGAACCGAGAGTGAAGTTAATGATCCCTCTGCATCGTACTACGTAAGCGTTATTGCTCGCCTTGGCGGCGATGAATTTGTCGTTGTGTTAGAGGACATAGACCAAGCGGAAGACTCAACCACATTCGCGCAACGGTTGCAACAAAGATTCGCAAAACCTTATCAATTAGGGGCTCAACAGTTTTTCTCGACAGCCAGCATCGGAATCGTTAACGGACCTTCGACTTATGATCGAGGTGAAGATATTTTGCGAGATGCCGACACCGCAATGTACGAAGCAAAACGCGCGGGAAGGGCACAGCATGTCATTTTTGATGACAAAATGCATACGCAAGTCCATCGCCGAATGCAGATAGAAAATGAACTTCGTGACGCGATCGGAACCGACCAGTTCTCGCTGCACTACCAACCAATCGTTTCGTTGGTGACTGGCGAGATAACGGCAGTCGAAGCGCTACTACGGTGGCAGCATCCAAAATTCGGATCGATCAGTCCAGCAGAATTCATTCCAATCGCCCATGAATCGGACATGATCCTACATCTTGGGAAGTGGGTGCTATCAACGGGATGCCAACAGTGCGCCGATTGGCGGAAAACACTAGGCAGTGTCGCGCCGCGGCAAATCAACATCAATCTGGCTCGCAAACAATTCGAAGACCCGAATCTACCGGAAGACATCCTGTGTGTACTCCAAGAAACCGGCTTACCAGCTGATTATCTTCAACTGGAGGTGACCGAAGAATCTTTTGCGATGAACGTCTATGAAGCAGCTCGAACAATGAAGTCGATCCGAAAATCGGGCGTGACACTTGCCATCGACGATTTTGGCTCAGGCACTGCCTCTTTTGCCGCGTTGAACCAGTTCACTGTCGATGTGCTGAAGGTGGATCGCTCGCTAATCTGCAATATCGACGACTCGACCGGTGAAGCCGCCCTTCTGCATGGATTAGTAGTGATGGCCCGAAACCTTGGCATGAAACTAGTTGCGGAGGGAGTTGAAACCTTCGAACAGTTGAAGGCATTACAGGAACTCGGCTGCGAATTGATACAGGGCTATTATTTCGCGCGACCGATGTCCGTTGAGAACCTAGAGTGCTTCTTGAGAACGAACCTAGGATTACAGGCGTGCACGACGGGCGCAATGGAACTTGCTGACGGATGGTCACAGAAAATGACCTTCATGGTTCCTTCCTCATCGATGTAG
- a CDS encoding alpha-amylase family glycosyl hydrolase, whose product MKCNDIWYHLYPLGFLGAENRNASPGYPSGPVSHRLTELVGWLDYLVDLGVTGLLLGPIFESESHGYDTVDAFRIDLCWRRTRSEGGQV is encoded by the coding sequence ATGAAATGCAACGACATCTGGTATCATCTGTATCCCCTAGGATTCTTGGGAGCCGAGAACCGCAATGCCTCACCCGGCTATCCGTCTGGCCCCGTCTCACATCGCTTAACGGAACTGGTCGGCTGGCTCGATTATCTCGTTGATCTGGGAGTCACGGGGCTTCTTTTGGGCCCGATCTTCGAATCGGAATCACACGGCTATGACACCGTGGATGCGTTCCGCATCGATCTATGCTGGCGACGAACAAGGAGCGAAGGGGGTCAAGTATGA
- a CDS encoding DUF3459 domain-containing protein produces the protein MRSASIYAGDEQGAKGVKYDRPGGDAKIRKPLPCRPDDILCQPTSIWQLHRDLIAIRRERPWIADGQLEVTQVDNASITYQVRSQQNQLLVLLNISDRAIAMSVPTNLVAVAGPALSQQRFAELPAQAWGIWASS, from the coding sequence ATGCGTTCCGCATCGATCTATGCTGGCGACGAACAAGGAGCGAAGGGGGTCAAGTATGATCGTCCCGGTGGCGACGCCAAAATCCGAAAACCGCTCCCTTGCCGCCCTGACGACATCCTCTGCCAGCCGACTTCGATTTGGCAATTGCACCGAGACCTCATCGCGATCCGTCGCGAGCGACCTTGGATCGCCGACGGACAGCTCGAGGTGACACAGGTGGATAACGCCTCGATCACCTATCAAGTGAGATCGCAGCAGAATCAGTTGCTGGTGTTGCTGAACATTAGTGATCGGGCCATCGCGATGAGCGTTCCGACCAATCTGGTGGCAGTCGCCGGTCCTGCATTGTCGCAGCAGAGATTCGCAGAGTTACCGGCGCAGGCGTGGGGCATTTGGGCGTCATCGTGA
- a CDS encoding sulfatase/phosphatase domain-containing protein, which translates to MESCALAVDVSQTQSTGGGKRPSKANLVPRKPNPCSCSDSTGVLTKMYSENYIFRVINRVDLYPTFLTFAGATNPAHPLDHADLSPLIVDPQTQLASREIFWYFPWYSSFHRPRVVVRCGDWKLIHLFESGENEFYNTKHDIGEATNVAAEHPELVSALDARIAAWIDDVNAPRMTPNPEYDSTPPATTNR; encoded by the coding sequence TTGGAATCGTGTGCTCTTGCGGTCGACGTCTCGCAAACTCAATCGACGGGCGGTGGAAAACGCCCGTCGAAAGCCAATCTGGTCCCCCGCAAACCGAACCCGTGCAGCTGCAGCGACTCGACGGGGGTGCTCACCAAGATGTACTCAGAAAACTACATTTTTCGTGTGATCAATCGCGTGGACCTCTATCCGACATTTCTGACCTTCGCAGGTGCCACGAATCCAGCCCACCCCTTGGACCACGCCGATCTCTCGCCGCTGATCGTCGACCCGCAAACGCAGTTAGCATCGAGAGAAATCTTCTGGTACTTTCCCTGGTATTCCTCCTTCCATCGCCCCCGCGTGGTGGTACGCTGCGGCGACTGGAAACTGATTCACCTGTTTGAGTCCGGCGAGAACGAATTCTACAATACCAAACACGATATTGGTGAGGCAACGAATGTTGCAGCAGAGCATCCGGAGCTTGTCAGTGCCTTGGACGCGCGCATCGCTGCATGGATCGACGACGTCAATGCTCCTCGCATGACACCGAATCCGGAATACGATTCGACTCCGCCGGCAACGACAAATCGGTAA
- a CDS encoding sulfatase family protein codes for MKPIQTCNIIQSAAVGLVAALVATTAFSRTCAAEETSVVQPNILFIITDQQYIEAMSAAGNPYVKTPAMDSLAARGMRFTKSYCTYPVCTPSRASLVTSLMPHEMGILSNNICPGIPQDIPNMGDLFRKAGYRTAWAGKWHVPAPYPGFMTGPRSGIPGFDVLKLDGPVHRSIPSTGPGMGSDPTTTKATLDFLDQPQDRPFLLVCSLLNPHDICEYPREPDNYPAPPAASKLPPLPANFEAIQNEPSLLAAVRQRQQKAKVGTRRDTEIQWREYRWAYYHLTEVVDSLISQVLKKLDQSPYADNTLIIFTSDHGEMAGSHQLRTKSYMYEEATAVPLIVCPPIKTSAAVDKQHLVSGLDILPTMCDYAGISIPESFEGVSLRPLLENTKTGRQDAWRDYLVLEINDRTEVRMVRSDRYKYIVYAKGEIREQLFDLESDPGETSNLAQNPERKEIIETHRNMLRQWIHQTKDTFVLPETSGSN; via the coding sequence ATGAAACCAATACAAACGTGTAACATCATCCAGTCGGCTGCGGTTGGCCTGGTAGCCGCCTTGGTGGCAACAACCGCCTTTTCAAGAACCTGCGCCGCAGAAGAAACGAGCGTCGTCCAGCCCAACATCCTGTTCATCATCACGGATCAGCAGTACATCGAGGCAATGAGTGCGGCAGGCAATCCGTACGTGAAAACGCCGGCCATGGATAGCTTGGCGGCGCGGGGCATGCGATTCACAAAGTCCTATTGTACCTACCCGGTCTGCACTCCATCCCGGGCATCGCTTGTGACATCACTCATGCCTCACGAGATGGGGATTCTGTCGAACAACATTTGCCCCGGAATTCCGCAGGACATTCCGAACATGGGCGATCTGTTCCGCAAGGCCGGTTATCGAACGGCTTGGGCTGGGAAATGGCATGTTCCGGCGCCCTATCCAGGTTTCATGACCGGACCGCGATCTGGGATTCCTGGCTTTGACGTCCTGAAGCTTGATGGCCCAGTCCATCGCAGCATCCCAAGCACGGGTCCCGGAATGGGCAGCGATCCGACAACCACCAAAGCGACGTTGGACTTCCTCGACCAGCCCCAGGATCGTCCATTCCTGCTGGTCTGTTCGTTGCTGAATCCTCATGACATCTGCGAGTATCCTCGCGAGCCCGACAACTACCCGGCACCTCCGGCAGCCAGCAAGCTTCCCCCGCTGCCCGCAAACTTCGAAGCGATCCAGAATGAGCCGTCGCTTTTGGCAGCGGTTCGCCAACGGCAACAGAAAGCGAAAGTCGGAACCAGGCGTGACACCGAGATTCAGTGGCGCGAGTACCGTTGGGCCTACTACCATCTGACCGAAGTCGTGGACAGTTTGATTTCACAGGTTTTGAAAAAGCTGGACCAGTCGCCCTACGCCGACAACACGTTGATCATCTTCACGTCGGACCATGGCGAGATGGCTGGTTCGCACCAATTGCGGACGAAGAGCTACATGTATGAAGAAGCAACTGCCGTGCCACTCATTGTTTGCCCCCCAATCAAGACATCCGCCGCGGTCGACAAGCAGCACCTTGTTTCCGGACTGGATATCTTGCCAACGATGTGTGATTACGCAGGCATTTCGATTCCCGAGTCATTCGAAGGAGTCAGCCTGCGACCGCTCCTTGAAAACACGAAAACGGGAAGGCAAGATGCCTGGCGAGACTATCTGGTGCTGGAGATCAACGATCGGACGGAAGTACGGATGGTGCGCAGCGATCGCTACAAGTACATCGTTTATGCAAAAGGTGAAATCCGAGAGCAGCTGTTTGACCTTGAATCGGATCCAGGCGAAACGAGCAACCTAGCCCAGAATCCCGAGAGGAAAGAAATCATCGAAACTCATCGAAACATGCTCCGCCAGTGGATTCATCAGACCAAGGATACGTTTGTGCTACCTGAAACCTCCGGTTCGAATTAA
- a CDS encoding transposase yields the protein MPRPTRLEQFDPGDVCIVHVVQRCVRRAFLAGVDLVSGQDYSFRKEWIRRRMEALASVFAIDVLSYAVMSNHLHQIVRNRPDVVAAWSDRDVAIRWLKVFPGRRIDEHLAEPTENDVIMLVQDAERLAEVRKRLSDISWFMRALAEPIARMANKQDDCTGRFWEGRFKAQRIVDEAGLLACSMYVDLNPVRAAMTETPDASPHTSAYDRIEGELGKEIPSAAFDLVPIPTEQAGKEMRETPVDELRKKRKAKKQNPSGRRVRRDSWLAPLTMHPEKLSADAEVHKDGLRASDRGFLNLSMRDYLRLLRWTAQQRVDGIVAKIPTSLGRTLSDVGIDASMWRDLVWHWQRYFGKSSCAGRPDTMRAEAERTGHRWYRGQQSASACFVS from the coding sequence ATGCCCCGCCCTACTCGTCTGGAACAGTTTGATCCCGGTGATGTTTGTATCGTGCATGTCGTGCAACGATGTGTCCGACGGGCGTTTCTAGCCGGGGTCGACCTGGTTTCTGGCCAGGACTACTCGTTTCGGAAAGAATGGATTCGCAGAAGAATGGAGGCGTTGGCCTCTGTCTTTGCCATCGATGTGCTCTCCTATGCGGTCATGAGCAATCACCTGCATCAAATCGTTCGCAACCGGCCGGATGTGGTGGCCGCTTGGAGTGATCGCGACGTTGCGATCCGCTGGCTCAAAGTCTTTCCTGGTCGTAGGATCGACGAGCACTTGGCTGAACCAACCGAAAATGACGTCATTATGCTGGTTCAGGATGCAGAGCGATTGGCGGAAGTACGCAAACGACTATCGGATATTTCTTGGTTCATGCGGGCTTTGGCGGAGCCGATCGCGAGGATGGCAAACAAGCAAGATGATTGCACGGGGCGTTTTTGGGAAGGTCGCTTTAAGGCACAGCGAATCGTCGATGAAGCTGGATTGTTGGCTTGTTCAATGTACGTTGACTTGAACCCCGTTCGGGCTGCGATGACGGAAACCCCCGATGCTTCACCGCACACTTCGGCATACGACCGAATCGAAGGCGAGCTAGGCAAAGAGATTCCTTCGGCAGCCTTTGACCTTGTTCCGATACCGACCGAGCAAGCAGGCAAGGAAATGAGGGAAACACCGGTGGATGAGCTTCGCAAAAAGCGAAAAGCGAAGAAGCAGAACCCGAGTGGCCGGCGTGTGCGACGCGATAGCTGGCTGGCCCCGCTGACAATGCATCCTGAGAAATTGTCAGCGGATGCCGAAGTTCATAAGGATGGACTGCGGGCGAGTGATCGTGGCTTTTTGAATCTATCGATGCGAGACTACTTGCGACTGTTACGCTGGACGGCACAGCAACGTGTCGATGGGATCGTGGCAAAGATCCCCACATCCCTTGGCAGGACGCTGTCGGACGTGGGCATTGATGCGTCGATGTGGCGTGATTTGGTCTGGCATTGGCAGCGTTACTTCGGCAAATCGTCTTGTGCGGGGCGACCTGACACGATGCGAGCTGAAGCGGAGCGAACAGGTCACCGGTGGTATCGAGGCCAGCAATCGGCATCGGCCTGTTTTGTCAGCTAG
- a CDS encoding S49 family peptidase — protein MLRCLAFSIALVAAVGCQHNPFRVKMQGDVGGAMNMNGNMNVSGDTRVDGTMHMTGDLATRVKTDNTASRLAQVTVEGNALDATRIAVIDVDGLLLHQNAGGIGSMGENPVALFREKLRTLETDGSVAAVVLRIDSPGGGVTATDIMCQELRRFKTTTNVPVVACLMSTGTGGAYQLAIQADHVVAHPTSIVGGIGVILNLYSMEDTLGQYNIAAIPVKSGDKIDGGTPVRAMQLEERELLQQIADEFHQRLIRDVKQRRPQLVAPGDGLELQDWFDGRVVTGQAAANTSLVDQAGYLDDAMDTARQIAGLGPDAAVVMLRRDNDRAYTIMDVTPNTSQLGTLLPLNIPGLDRSKLPTFMYLWQIEPSLATR, from the coding sequence ATGCTCCGCTGCTTGGCCTTCTCCATCGCGTTGGTTGCCGCTGTCGGTTGCCAGCACAATCCGTTCCGCGTCAAAATGCAGGGCGACGTCGGTGGCGCGATGAATATGAACGGTAACATGAATGTCAGCGGCGACACGCGCGTCGATGGAACCATGCACATGACAGGTGACCTGGCCACGCGTGTCAAGACCGACAATACCGCGTCGCGACTGGCTCAAGTCACGGTCGAAGGAAACGCATTGGATGCCACGCGCATCGCGGTGATTGATGTGGACGGGTTACTGTTGCATCAGAATGCGGGTGGCATCGGTTCGATGGGCGAAAACCCCGTGGCGCTGTTTCGAGAAAAGCTGCGAACGCTCGAAACCGACGGATCGGTCGCCGCTGTTGTGCTGCGAATCGATTCGCCGGGCGGAGGTGTGACCGCGACCGACATCATGTGTCAGGAACTTCGGCGGTTCAAAACGACAACGAATGTGCCGGTGGTTGCCTGTTTGATGAGTACGGGGACCGGTGGTGCCTATCAGTTGGCGATTCAAGCCGATCACGTGGTCGCACATCCCACCTCAATCGTCGGTGGGATTGGCGTCATCTTGAATCTTTACAGCATGGAAGACACGCTGGGGCAATACAACATCGCTGCCATTCCCGTCAAATCGGGTGACAAAATCGATGGTGGGACTCCGGTGCGTGCCATGCAGCTTGAGGAACGCGAGCTGCTTCAACAGATCGCCGATGAGTTTCATCAGCGATTGATTCGCGACGTCAAACAGCGGCGGCCCCAACTCGTCGCTCCCGGTGATGGGCTTGAATTGCAGGATTGGTTCGACGGTCGTGTGGTCACCGGCCAAGCCGCGGCCAATACCTCGCTAGTCGACCAAGCGGGCTATCTGGATGACGCAATGGATACGGCAAGACAAATCGCGGGGCTCGGTCCCGATGCTGCCGTTGTGATGCTGCGCCGCGACAACGATCGCGCCTACACGATCATGGACGTGACCCCTAACACGTCTCAATTGGGAACCTTGTTACCGCTGAATATTCCTGGACTCGATCGTAGCAAGCTGCCGACATTCATGTACCTTTGGCAGATTGAACCGAGTCTGGCGACTCGATAG